In Halorhabdus rudnickae, the following proteins share a genomic window:
- a CDS encoding outer membrane protein assembly factor BamB family protein — translation MSPSRRRFLGVAALGITGSVGLTSLDSQEQTDSQSSSDWPMGRYDPPGTGYNPNVSGPKDNVAVAWTHQAPDWFRGSTQPIRRGKTLYVGGNGLLALDTETGKRRFGFQGPYHSSPAIAPASIYQTKTLGITGPTGTYGLNANGGQELPVTEVRVGGERWTGPQSPASGFFGPAESTTPVTANEKIYTAIPGTNSVVALDPNNGEVLWQRTHHKDEAASGTYNRPAVDDDIVFVTAWPQQATAYRADTGNQHWHRELEETMVLQPVATDEGVVIPTRESVQLRARSDGSLLWKRNLDGNATDSTPAVANGTIFVADERESLHALSLATGQTRWTAPFDGKTTPVVADDRVYAVDSLWALEAFDIATGEKHFEYQPSEVPLSPPIVGDGTLYLANRSQILALEEA, via the coding sequence ATGTCCCCCTCACGACGCCGGTTTCTTGGAGTAGCCGCCCTAGGAATTACCGGTTCAGTTGGCCTCACGTCTCTCGATTCGCAGGAACAGACAGATAGTCAATCATCCTCCGACTGGCCCATGGGGCGGTACGACCCTCCCGGAACCGGGTACAACCCCAACGTATCGGGTCCAAAAGACAACGTTGCAGTCGCGTGGACACATCAGGCACCGGACTGGTTTAGGGGGAGTACCCAACCTATCCGCCGGGGGAAGACACTATATGTCGGTGGCAATGGACTGCTTGCACTCGATACCGAGACTGGGAAGCGACGCTTCGGCTTCCAGGGGCCCTATCACTCGAGTCCAGCGATCGCGCCGGCATCGATCTATCAGACCAAGACACTCGGCATAACCGGACCAACTGGCACTTACGGGCTCAACGCGAATGGTGGGCAGGAACTTCCCGTAACAGAGGTGAGAGTAGGTGGCGAGCGATGGACAGGGCCACAATCACCTGCGTCCGGTTTCTTCGGGCCGGCCGAGTCAACAACCCCGGTCACTGCGAACGAGAAGATATACACGGCAATACCTGGAACGAACTCGGTCGTCGCACTGGATCCGAACAATGGGGAGGTTCTGTGGCAACGAACCCATCACAAAGACGAAGCCGCCAGTGGCACGTACAATAGACCCGCAGTGGACGACGATATCGTATTCGTCACCGCGTGGCCACAACAGGCAACTGCATACCGTGCTGATACTGGTAACCAACACTGGCACCGTGAACTCGAGGAGACGATGGTGCTACAGCCAGTGGCGACAGACGAGGGCGTCGTCATTCCGACGCGCGAATCAGTCCAGTTGCGTGCCCGGTCCGATGGCTCACTCCTCTGGAAACGCAACCTCGACGGGAATGCGACCGACAGCACGCCAGCAGTGGCCAACGGGACGATCTTCGTTGCCGATGAACGAGAGTCGCTACATGCGCTCTCACTGGCAACCGGCCAGACACGGTGGACAGCGCCGTTCGATGGGAAAACCACACCAGTCGTCGCTGATGATCGCGTCTACGCCGTGGACTCACTCTGGGCGCTAGAGGCGTTCGACATCGCCACGGGTGAGAAGCACTTCGAGTATCAGCCTTCGGAAGTCCCCCTCTCGCCACCGATTGTCGGGGATGGCACCCTGTATCTTGCCAATCGTAGCCAGATTCTCGCACTGGAGGAAGCATGA
- a CDS encoding Lrp/AsnC family transcriptional regulator, which yields MDDLDREILSILRQDARTPYTEIADEIGTSEGTVRNRVERLTEEGVIERFTVATRTGNVKAMIEIEVDVDVDHHALADAFVEWAEVDFVWEVSGEEDVVLIVDCADTSEVNDLITRAREREEVMGTKTRLILEERVG from the coding sequence ATGGACGATCTGGACCGCGAAATTCTGAGCATCCTCCGGCAGGACGCCCGGACGCCGTACACAGAGATCGCCGACGAGATCGGCACCTCAGAGGGAACGGTCCGGAACCGCGTCGAACGACTCACTGAAGAGGGGGTCATCGAACGCTTTACCGTTGCCACCCGGACGGGGAACGTCAAGGCAATGATCGAGATCGAAGTCGATGTCGATGTCGACCACCATGCCCTTGCGGATGCGTTCGTCGAGTGGGCAGAGGTCGACTTTGTCTGGGAGGTCAGCGGCGAGGAAGACGTCGTGTTGATCGTCGACTGTGCCGACACCAGTGAGGTCAACGATCTGATCACGCGGGCACGCGAACGTGAGGAAGTCATGGGGACGAAGACGAGGTTGATCCTCGAAGAGCGTGTCGGATAG